The stretch of DNA acacaccgtcacaccgacaagagcggcggaacccgtccggaGACCAGGGCctgaatgtgactccaagagactcgAACGAGCACGGAGAAAGccggccctgtcaagacgccgggggagcccagagtgctagtggtggaccttagtccttcccgcactcgcggaggacggcgtcgccgcagaCACCGACGAGGCACGCctgaggagtgaaagaagtccgactcaccgtaGTCGGAGAAGAAACCCGACTCACCGTAGtcgagaagaagcccttcccgccacggggagaggagccggaccagGGACGCGAGGAGCCGatccgcgtgtcgttcgacacgtggtcgacaccccCGCCGCCTACGCCCTAGACCCCGTGcaactaagctaaagttgccacccatatcatacaaaggagaaggcgacccaaccgaccacaccGAGGCTTTCaagtcttacatgtcggtttgggagcaacccgatgaggtttggtgccgagtcttcccaacaaccccgtgggatggcacaaagttggtacaagggctacccgacgggtcggtatatCTTTATTACGCCGACTGGGACACATTTTTAGCCCaatattcttgcaataagaggagggccgttgagacatcggacctcccgactatcgacaggaggaggcgagtctctccggagttatgtgaagaggttcgacgccaggTTCGCGAGATTCGTGAGTGAACAAATGAGTCTCTccggagttatgtgaagaggttcgacgccaaggttcgagCGATTCGTGAGCCGAGCAATGAACTGGCGCCTTCagcggcgatgaaaggcctcccgagaggagacttaaaaatgagctcatcaagtgcggcggctcgAACCTGAGACTCGCgggaagatggccgatcaagccattaaggtggaggactaccacaaaacccggGTAGGCCCAGCGAGACCGGCACTCGAGAGTAAAAGCCGGGAGGACAACCCTGGATGAAAGACGCCGACAATAATAGTCACTGGTCGACAGTCCGCCAGAAATGTAATCTCGGGCGGCGCCGGGGAATTCGGAACGTACTACCGTGCGGTGATAACGATCATACCCCCCGGTCgtgtctgccgccgaggtcttcgcccgagcaagaacgagggccgaggaagtgggaaaggcctcccaagccgggggggacggtgacacgagccaagatcgcgagtaccacggccacaccggccacctTATCGACAACCGCCGCATCTCAAGAATGCCATCAAGAGCCGATCCgaagggagcctcggcaagtatgttgccaaaggccaaaagaccgacgccggttcaaataagaaatccgtctttgaacggataggagtgatccatgttgtcatcggggcaacgagaacggtggtcCGCTCACGGCACAAACGGACTCGAACGAGTCAGATCgtgccatcaactttgtgcccaaaacaacatccccgcttccaacgtcctcgatatgactattgggaagaaggactacgagggagtcatcgcccctcacaaatACCCACTTGTAGAaatccacttggacatatccaaccacccggtcaagaggtgccgattgacacagcgcctacacgaacatcatgttcagttcggagtgctttctcaacctcggtgcgaaggttgaagacttgagcccccgcaccaatccgttgtacactGACTTTTCCGGGTActggtaccccggggtcaatcgTTCGCAAAggatgttcggcgaagggaatgcggctaagaatgtcctagccgagttcgtggtcattgacggctcgtccgccttcAACGTTCTCATAaagccgagtcactttgagcgaggccgacgcagtgatgtccatcctgCCCACgacaccgatgtatgtctcggaccgtggggaagcgcataagctcgtctccaaggacgagaaggacgaggtggtcaacatccggatatccgccagagggtgcgcAAATACGAatcctcaaagtggcaaagaagtcgagaaggggaaaagcccatccttacaacggaGGGCGACCTCGGATGGATGAATCGACGGCTAatcgggaaggtccctacaaagtggttgaagaaacgAGGCCGGGTACACACCGGTACCGACGGATACgggggtgtgcctttgatgaacCATTAGAACACCGACAATCtcgaaatactttgtatagcggcggaggtgcccaagacaatcggggcaccccgacgcatgtttatatctaatgaagaatcgtccaagttttccatcaaagtgttcatttccccccccaccatagtcactatcaagaaatagacgcctaCTAGCGATCACCCCAAGAAGCGACGCCAcgcagccaccccaagaggtgACGCCACTACAGCGACCCCAAGAGGCAGACGCCACTAGCTCACTATCAAGAAAATGTACGCCACTagatcaccccaagaagtagacgccactagcgatcaccccaagaggcaGACGCCACTAGCCACTATCAAGAAATGACGCCACTAGCAAGCCACTATCAAGAAATGACGCcactagccaccccaagaggtgaCGCCACGACAAataccccaagaggtagacgccactagccactCCAAGAGGTGACGCCACTAGCCACTATCAAGAAATGACGCCACTAGCCACCCCAAGAAGTGACGCCACGtcgccaccccaagaggtagacgcactagccaccccaagaggtagacgccactgCAGCTCACTATCAAGAAATGACGCCACTAGCCACCCCAAGAAGTGAGACGCCACTAGCAataccccaagaggtagacgccactagcACTCCAAGAGGCACGACGCCACTAAAGCCTATCGTAGCGACGTCACTACTACCACCAATGAGTCTGACAGATACGAACGCCAAGTCACACAGAATTCCCTACGCTTCTACGCCAACCGAAGGCCCgacaggggacacaacggtcgatacgctaagatgtttaaaaacgttaagcgattgagatacgcattctaaaatCGCCTCGCCAGGCCGAGGTAAAtgaagaagcgctcaattaataacgtaagaagacaactcgaCGAAGACAACTCGAGGCGAAGACAAGAAAAGAGCTCGGCGAAGCCGcaggcaaaataagcaaactcctattaaaaatgataacgggttacaagtgaggagaatacagacgacggccgtccccatggggataagccaaaacacaacctaccaaagttgtacaaaatacaaggaaaagaaaagcaaaaggttacagacatatcatttgaagcgccaaaagatggcggggaggaaaggcttaataattggctcccgaacaatTGGCTATCCGAGACGTCGGGTGAGCCTCGTGACGACCGCCGCTCCTCCTTATGCCTGTTCTTTGCCACCATCGCCAGCGTTAGCGCGTCATCTTTGATGGGCGACCCGTGGCTGTCTTGGCGATCTCGGCTTTTCTCAAGCGACCTCGGCCTCGGCTTTCTTGGCGACCTCGGCCTCAgcccttcatcctctcggcttcctcctcgCGCCTTAGTCTTCTCGGCGAGGGCGCCTTCTCCGCgccacctcttcctccttcttcacccgtACCTCCTCCTTcgccttctcctccgcggctttctccttagcttcgagcttgtcatcaaacaccACAAATTTGTCCCActgaaaggagccatcaagagggaagagctcccaaTCACTTCCCCGGCGGCTTCCTCGGCCGAGTCCCgtgattgggcgcacatgttagggaggataacggtttggagcgtctcaacgtcctcctccctttggggcgatgatagcatctttattccgaaccaccttccccggGCCTCGAAACATGCCCTCCATTCGTCCCTCTCGTacggtaaaggtcggcgtgcttcgaACGTGGCCACGCCCTCTGCGAAGCTTAGCGACTTGCcgcgccgcagcctcggccttgctCTCTCGTGAGGActtccttttcggcgtcctccccgagttttctctcgACGGACTCGGATCGCCTCCTCGGCCTCGGCCTTGCCCCTCTCGGCTTCTTTGTTCGCGAGCGTCGAGTTCGAGCTCGAGCCGCTCGAGCCGTGGGGCGCCTTCAAgaatggccttctcttgctccacaataagagcaccccGTATCAACCCACTTCGACAAAGAACGaccaaacttaggccctccgacttaaTCAGTAAGGTGGTAGGTCGAGGGTAGGAGGTGACAACGGTGGCATCTTGACCACTTACTGCGCGAGCTTTTCTTCTCGCACGCCGTTCAATAGTGTGACCGGTAgacggcagcggttgatctacaaaaattcaattaaagcatccgtgtcaacatacatgACATACCGAGAGCTCGTCATcgagaacgcctaatgaaccTGCTAAGTCCGAGCCACGGATAGATCCGTACCacgcttggccttcttggtcggaggACGCATTTCCTCGCTGCAGCAGCAGCAGGCGAGCAGCGCAGGGCGACTCTTTCCTCTTACGGACggggggagatccctccgcacgGAGTCCCCCCATCGGTGatatcaacgatcaccaccgtctccttcggacggaagggatgggaggtggaatcGATGTCGACGCCGatgccgccgaagactttgttttccgcgttcggcgcggcacgttactagcaaccttcgccccggccgcctccacattcaagcCTTTCACCGATCCacgagatcattcggcgacgttcgCGATCACGGGCtgagccttaggatgcaaatcgcAACGGTCTTGTCCTTGCAAGCCCCATTCTCCTGAGGATATCCTCGATAGGTCCTGTCCAAAGTGGTCtacaaaggaaacaaagcaagagttaaataGAAGAAatgaatcaaaattcaaaaaaaaaaaacattgagagcgagagatgggcctcacaccgaccccactcaccccgtgctggGGCTTctggtatgaggccgacatggcagagacggctcatcccgaagaatgatctcgtgttggggaatccatcttttcggcaccccactcttgtccgcctcaaaagcctcatcgccagcctttctcatccgcattaagagggaccttcacaaggcgtccatcttaagcttattccaggtgacccatttgtcatgctccgccttagtctcgcaccgcaaattaacttggtctttggaaggaccaagcggatagtcatcccaagacacctcaacgtacacccaccgatctttccgaTCCTTGCggaggaaagcttatcaacgagacgtaacccggctccatttcagacgctgtaccatccgacgcggccagaaaTGACGGCCggcgaaggtggtgaagccgacggaataaattaaccgttgggacctcctcAAGAGACAGAGCGAAAAGCCGACTATGGTTCTTATAGCCAACGGGTGCggtgggccacggcgacgttcacggctctaatgatggccataacgtaatcattcaatgaaaccggagcccgtactcagTGTGGGATGTATACGCAAAcccgggagggcaacagacggccgaccctcctcggggataacaattttgtacccctgcccgaagtagaaatggccctcgaaaagtgttTCACGGAACaatggcgaacttatgggtccaagcacggtcgggCGGACCTTACAagggtcgccgtgatccatgatgtcTTCGCTCCCCTCATTAGGgacgagccctttcagcatcatcatcgtcatcatcaacatcatcatcatcctcccaaccctccaaagctcttggatcaacttcgggagaaggagacctagggcccccggaccttatcgggatggcgtctagtatctcctcctcatcaagacgcaaCGGGAACCCCTGcgcgcacggttactaggtccaaagatcgcgagaagacatggtagcaacaattacttaacaaaataagagattgagaaaaatttgtttgtttatctCGAAGAAAAGCACTAGCCAAGTAACGACTCAAGATTAAAGAAAAAGAAACCCTTGAAAgtctagagagaagaaaattttaaagaaaatgaaattggtggccaatttcggGGACTAActcgccctatttataggggaaagcccgtGAAGAAAGACTAATCAGGGCACGGCCAAGAAAACGTCGGCCAATCAAATCAACgtacacgtgtcggacatgcaaccacggaatgtcaatcgttgcaacaattgaacgtcaatcaacgcaacaaagatgaccaagcgtcttcaacacgcccttcATATCTCTTttctattcatcttcctcaacaaattcctaagtatctgttctccgccgccacatgatcaaccaagcttgtcgGCCACCtactgggggcaatcaaaagcacgcggcactcacaacctcggtctcggccaagaccactttcttttccacatccgatgtccattacacatccacgtgtggagggggatatggtacggcctaagcgtaaccaagccgaggaagaagaagccgggtaaAAAATTTTCaaacttacgcagaatatacgctcaacatacatcggagcccataccacggcatgactacgctggggcaaattgatggggcatattctcgcacccgccgaccgagtcaacatattaagcaaggtcaaagatatccacaagcaagtcaacgacttagataaaTTTAACCGGCgcgactgtcggctgtctcttgtgcctcggcttaGACAACTAGCCGCccgggcacacatccgcgaactcatatccaagacccctcggcgagtcaacagggcccgccggtccgccatgggtccatcggccgagggtagaacggtctttccacccgctagccacttggccacttggccactacgtgacaaaaggtgaaagtctataaatactcctcaactctcattgaggaaaggatccacaatttaacctaagaatcactattcatctggtaatatcttccttatctctctacaaaatatacttcgccaagtaacaacaacttatctctctaagtttactgacttgagcgtcggagtgagttcgctcggtccaaagccgagccctcagtttgttcattgtttcaggagaccgaaaggaggattcaatcaaagacgtcattctacaagcacgggtggtcacaaataactgctctggaattaaacccggaacaattttagtaatgaatttgatgagGAATTTAATCATTCACGCTCAATTTGGTGCACTTGTCATCTAACAATTGgctccctcctctttccttggtctttgtgccaaaaccaaaggataacAATTAACCGTGACAGAGGAAGTATTTTCATGTAGTGGATTGTATTGTGTTTTTAGACCTGCAAACATTCACATCATTTTCCTTACAAATGTTTTCTTTTAAGTAAAAACGCTGAAAGTTATAACCGAAAATATTTTTGTAGTGAAAATTCTGAATAGTAAATATCCACTTCAAGTTTAAGGGCTGTGGAATGTATTGTGTTTTTAGACCTGCAAGCATTGAGAAATTTCATTATAGTCTGTCTGTTTGTGGTCATGCGAACATTAGGGATCTACTAAAAAAAATTTCATAACCAAATTCCATTTCCAATGAATGCTCTTTGCCTTCCATTAAAAGTTACCTTTGGACAATAATAATTATACATGATTGTTATTTGCTAAAATATGACGCTTCTTGTGAAAATGGCCTTTTGGTGTGAGTTTTAGGCGAAATGTACAGAAAAGGTGggagttttataaaaaaaaaaaaaagtaaaaaaaaaaaaaaaaaaaggtgcgaGGGAGTTATGAATCTTCTCTTATTTTATTGTGAAAGAGTAATCATTTGATATAAGTCTCGACATAGGGCGCCGCGGTAAGGTCGAGTACATCCGACTCCTCTTACCTTGCATTTGTGGGAGCCCTTTAGGTACTATGGTAATGTATTATTGTCATTACTAACCCAGGTTCTGCTGACTAAGTGGCATCATATTTCAGCCGCATCTGGAGTGTGGCAGTTTGAGCTTCACAAACCATCTCCTATTCTCATTTTCAATATCATGATCAATTTCATGTTCCCTTTGAACACTTGGCTGTGAAAAAAGAAGAAATAGATTATGTGCTCATGATGCATCCATCTCTACAATCCTCTAGTGCTTTGGTTTCCCTCTGCTGAATAGAGATGCTTATTTCTTTGCagtatttttaattttaaaaatttgATTGTTCTACAATATGGGATTCTTTGGTTTCAGTTGATTGATCAAGATGTTGAAGGGCAATGCAACTCAGAATGTAAGACTGTAGAGCGAGCATGTCAAGAGGTTAGTTTCTGCTTAAATGTAGCTTGCATGGTTATATCTTCTACAGCTTTCGTACAGTGTAAGCATGTTACTTCAATGGACGTGGAGCCAGAGTCTCAGAATTTATTGCCTTTGGGATATGATGTTATGAAACAAAATATTACATTAAATTGTCTATACTTGTATTTATGTATTAGAAGTGGATCAATGCATTATTAATAATTTGTCATTTATATAAATAATCTCTATGTATTTTTCCCTAGGGTAAAGTCTGCATACGATTTAATCGACCTTACCTGTTGGCACTATTTTAAAAAGTTTACATTTATATACTCTCCTACGCAGGTTTTGGGATATTCAGACACTGATGTTGCGGAATATGTATATTCTCGAAGACCTCAGCTTGATTCTTTAGTAGATTATCTTTGCAATGACCTCTCTAAAGCATGCACTAACAAGCCGCCTCCTGTCCCGAAGGTAGAACATTTGCATTTACTCGTGTTAAATAAGAGCATGTGTTTCTAGTCTCAAATGTGATTATGTGAATGGTTACTTCATTAACATTGGTAGACATCTAGTAATATCAAGTGTGTTATTCATTACCAATCTCAGTAATTTACTCTCTCATATACATAGGTGTAATGTTTGATGAACAGTAGATTCAGTGAGCTTATAGTCTTATCTATGTTACTTACAATTTCTGATCTAAAGGGATTAAGGAAGTCTGAATGGCAGTTTTGATGCTTACAGAATTCGAACCCAAGTCATAAGTACTACCACTCTTGATGTTACCACCTAAGCTAACTTACATGTGCTCCTATGTTGATAAAATTAACTTTTTATCATTGTGAGAAAACCAACATCTCTAGGCATATGGTTTTAACTATAGACTGTGAATCATGATACTCTTTTTTTATCCTCTCTAAATTCGAAGTTTGGCACAGGATAGGATTCCAGGAGAACCATTTGAGCCAAAAGCAGCAAAAGAAGCTGAAATGGAAAAAATAATGCGATCCATGGAGGTAACTTATCCTTCAGTGTAGAATTATTCATGAAGAATACATCATTTCTGTTGTTGAGTACCACAGTTCGCCCATTTCAGGGTCTTCCAGGAGCACCTGGCATGAAAATGTACTCGAGGGACGAACTAATGGACATGCAAAACTTGGGCGGCAAGGAACCTGATGAAGATGAcgaagatgaggatgacgatgaGGATGTGAAATTCAGATCCAATGTGGTATGTATTTGGTTTACTGATAATATTATGTTAAATTGCTATTCTATTTTCATCTTTAGTCAAAAATCACTTTTTTTTACTGGGAAATGGGATAGAATAAAGCAAAATAACTTTCTGTATGTCTTATATAGTCGATGAACACAGTCAATGCCTTAAAAGCACTAGGACAATATTTATGTTCTTCTGCTACATTGACTTTTGCTGAACTCAGGGAAAGGCGATGAGGGAGAAGGCCAATAAGAAAGTTGATTGGAAGGAAAAGGTAAAAGAACACATAAAAGGCGCTGAGAAGGTGATAAAGACTCAAGCACATAAGATAAAGCGCCAAGCACATAAAGTAAAGCGTCATCTGCAAAAATGGTGGCGATCAAAAAGAAATGTTGGTTCGAAGAAGAAATCGACGAGTAAAAAGGCAGAACTATAGGAGATTGCTAGTGAATAGATCCATTATTAGAGTGAAATTGTTCTCCTTTTTGCGTTCAAGAGGCTTTTACATAAATTCAGTTTAGAACGTGGAGATTACGTCTGAAGGAGTGTGGAAGTATACATGGACATCCTTGCCGAGCTAATTTCCTGAAGAGTGGATTATGTTGATTTAAATTATAGATTCTAGGACGTTCATTTGTAATGGATTACTTTGTTTTTCACGGTTGCATTATATACAGACAGTAGCTCTCAAGATTTTTCCCAGAGGAAATTCATGTGTAACAAATTATGCCAGAAAGAATCTGTGTAGCTAAGTTCTTTCTGGAATTTGCATAGATTATGCATGGAATCGTAATATATGATAGAATAAATCAATATGGACAACTATGTTGCATCAGTTTGATATTTTGAATAGCCAACATGGTATTGGTAATTACTTCTCAAATCCCTCCATCTAAACTATTTATAACAGATCGAGTCGGTCATCAGCCACTCAAGAAATCACCCATTGTATAAAATACGACCTCACAAGTAACATAACTTGTAAACAAAAGCTAGATTAGTTTCTTAGAAATCTGACCCTTTCTTTCTCTTGTTTCTAGAGAgagctttttctctcttttttggaGAGCACGTGATTCCTATCACCCAATTAATCCAAGTTTATCATATTACTCAAAGCTTATCCAACTTTCTATCCAtaatcaaaaacaaaacattagCATTAAACATAATAAAACAAAACCTGAAGATTTTCCAACAAATTAATTGGGCGGTTATGAACCCTATAATTCTATTGCTGACAAACCAAAAAAATTCCAGACCTATTCCGTATAATCTTTGCATTTAAATCTCTAATCATTTTATTACAGGGGGTTTTATTGGTGGTCTGAGTTGTTGGAAGGCTCGAGGCACCGTCTGACCAATTATTTCTCCTCTCTTTGGAGGGGAAACGTTTCTATTCCCCTTGGTGGTTGGGATGCTTG from Silene latifolia isolate original U9 population chromosome 10, ASM4854445v1, whole genome shotgun sequence encodes:
- the LOC141605722 gene encoding uncharacterized protein LOC141605722; protein product: MSNKQKSWVTLMNLAAIICVISWVPMSECLKKQVGVARKEDIPFIKCQVCQKLASQVYSLVQNKQAQISPKKISEYQIIEIVENVCNLKKEEADWILKIDIVERGDKLQLIDQDVEGQCNSECKTVERACQEVLGYSDTDVAEYVYSRRPQLDSLVDYLCNDLSKACTNKPPPVPKDRIPGEPFEPKAAKEAEMEKIMRSMEGLPGAPGMKMYSRDELMDMQNLGGKEPDEDDEDEDDDEDVKFRSNVGKAMREKANKKVDWKEKVKEHIKGAEKVIKTQAHKIKRQAHKVKRHLQKWWRSKRNVGSKKKSTSKKAEL